A window of Sphingobacterium kitahiroshimense genomic DNA:
ATATCGTCCGCCAGCCACTCCGTTAAGGGACAAACGGCCGCAGGGTTTCCTTTGAATACCATATCCGTAAAAGCATCTACCTGATAAATTGTTAATTTCATATTCTTATTCCTTTTAAACAAAGTTATCATATAAGTCTTAATGGATACAGATACAGCAACACGATTTTTATAGGATACAGCACAAAACACAGTTAATGCAATTAGGCAAAGCAGAACCCTAAAATCTTACCCTCATTTCCCCTTCAAATCTTAATTCTTCGCTGCACTGTTCCAAAAATCATCTTCCACTTCAATTCTTTCTGAAAACAGCCAGACTTCTTTTATTTTGTCATATTCGATCCGCAATAGATCGACACCTTTCATCGCAAGTGTCCCCTCACCTTTTGCTGCTTTGAAATGAATTGAAGCTGCCACAAGATTTCCATTATCACTTGTATATTCAATATCATCAATAGCAAAGGTACCGTTGCTCCATTGCATAAAGTTCCCCAAATGAGCAAACACCGCAGCTTTTCCGGTATACGTTCCAGATTGAACACCTTTTCCCGGCTGATGCCATACAATATCATCTGCAAATAAACTTCCGACTGTATCAAAGTCTCCTGTTGCTACCGCATTAAAATACGACTGCACTATTTTTACGTTTTTTGACATCCTATTTAATTTTATAAGTAAGTAAATTATATGACAAATTTCTACATTTGCAGTACAATAGTCAAGTACCTACCTAAAAGTAGGGTACTTACGTTAAAGTAATAATTACTGATTTACAGCACAATGAATATAAATATAAATATTTCTGACGAAAACTGTCCCCTAAGGAAAACACTTGAAATCATTGGCGGAAAATGGACCATGCTCATTATTTTCCAGATTAACGAACGCACCATCCGTTACGGCGAACTGAAGCGCTGTATTGTCGGAATCAGTGAAAAAATGCTGATCAGCCAATTGAAGTTTTTATGCGATAAAGATATTGTCCATAAAAAGTCCTTTGCCGAAATCCCGCCAAAGGTCGAA
This region includes:
- a CDS encoding winged helix-turn-helix transcriptional regulator, with product MNININISDENCPLRKTLEIIGGKWTMLIIFQINERTIRYGELKRCIVGISEKMLISQLKFLCDKDIVHKKSFAEIPPKVEYTLTEKGKELLPIIQTIIQYGLKHDI
- a CDS encoding nuclear transport factor 2 family protein, coding for MSKNVKIVQSYFNAVATGDFDTVGSLFADDIVWHQPGKGVQSGTYTGKAAVFAHLGNFMQWSNGTFAIDDIEYTSDNGNLVAASIHFKAAKGEGTLAMKGVDLLRIEYDKIKEVWLFSERIEVEDDFWNSAAKN